TATTGCTTTCAGCTCACCTGGATAGGTCTTTATAATGACCGGGACAGCTGGAGGTGGTCACTGTCAGACAGAAGTTTCTACAGACCCGGAGAGACAGAGTTCAGACTGTGGACTCTTGGACAACCAAACAACtataaaaagcaacaacactGCACGTTCATTAATCCTTCAGGACGATGGTGGGACGTGAGTTGTGAAGGATCTCGTCTGTCAATCTGCTTAGATGTCAGAGGTGAGAATACTAACTTGTgaagtttctcttctcttttctttctcttcatttattttattttattttgagccTATATAGTATCAGTCAATCAGTTCATACAGTTTAGTTCAATTCAAAGTCCTTTACAGGCGACTGAGAAGCAAATAATAAGTAAACATATGGCAGCAAAGGTATTCTCTACCTGCTAGCATTGCTGCCTGtcgctcctcttttctttgtttaattattaatatatttatattcatgtggAGAGACTGATAAGAAATactcaataacatttattaagatgatgtcttacattttaatgtttacaaaTGAATGACTTCATTGATGTGATTTCTTATATATCAGTGATTTAAagatcatatattatatattataaaggcACCACAGATGTGTTACTGATGGCAGGCTGTATGTTATGGTGCCTCTACACAGAACTTCACTGTCGTCCATTTTCAGGACTGAATGTGACATTTGTCTTGATCAACATCCCGATGACATGGACTGAGGCCCAGAGCTACTGCAGAGCAAACTACACAGACCTGGCCAGTGTGAGGAACATGGCAGAGAGCCAGAAGATACAGGATCTGGTACCTTATCGGACTACAGTCTGGATCGGACTTTCCAGAGACTTCTGGAAGTGGTCAGATGGAAGTAACTCCACATTTAGCTTCTGGGAGGCTGGGGAACCTAACAACAACTATGGGAACAATGAGGCTTGTGTGGTTGCATACTTCAACTCCTCTGGACAATGGGGGGACGTTCCCTGTGGGAGGAAGTACCCGTTCATCTGCTACAGTCCACGTGAGTGGTAACCCATGATTCAAATAGTATTTAGATTAAACTTCACTTTAGCATCAAATGTCCTGAATGATAAtataacaaacaacacaaaatatctaATTCTGGATGATAAAGTTGAACTCTAATGATGTTGATCATATGCAGATGATCACTTTGACTTAATGCTGAAAATACCACATTTTCTCTGTCACTGTTTAAACACATGAAATCCAGAGGAATGTCAGAATTATATGGAAAAACTGAGTCTGCTGAAAAAAGAACcaacaataaatgttgtgactgatgaagtttgtttgtgtcttcagtTCCAAAGCAAGAGTTGAAATTGTTCAAACTGAAGGTGAAGACAAGCTCCTCTGTGGATCTGGACGACCCTGCTGTGCTGGAGAACATGTTGCTGACGGTAAATcatcttttatacttttatgaaGAAACAGAACAACCAGATGAATCTTTAAAGCAAATTCAAatgagataaaactttattgatctccaGAGGGGGAATTCACATTACAGCAGtacaagagacagaagaggtaggaaacacatgaagagatatttaaacatattaaactcTGCAAAATAAGAACATTCAGTAAATGACATTGAAAAGCTGTTTCCATTATACATTACAACACTTTGTCCAAATACAGGACAGGACTTCAGCAGAGCGCTGCTCAAATAACAATCAGTCATACATATgcaggatgatgaggaggatgaggaggaggatgaagaggatgaggatgaggaggatgaggaggatgatgaagaggatgaggatgatgaggatgatgatgaggatgatgaggatgatgatgatgatgatgatgaggaggatgatgatgaggatgatgatgatgatgatgaggatgatgatgaggatgatgaggatgatgaggatgatgatgatgatgatgaggatggtgatgaggatgatgatgatgaggatgaagaggatgaggatgatgatgatgatgaggataatgatgatgatgatgaagaggatgaggatgaggatgaggatgatgatgatgatgaggatgatgatgaggatgaagaggatgaggatgatgatgatgaggatgatgatgatgatgaagaggataaggatgaggatgaggatgaggatgatgatgatggtgatgatgatggtgatgatgaggatgatgaggatgatgaggatgaagaggatgaggatgatgatgaggatgatgatgatgatgatgatgatgatggtgatgaggatgatgaagaggatgaggatgatgacgatggtgatgatgaggatgatgatgaggatgatgatgatgatgatgaggatgatggtgatgatgaggatgatgaggatgatgaagaggatgatgatgatgatgatgatgatgagtaagggtgatgatgttgatgttgatgatgatgatgatgaagaggatggtgatgatgatgatgatgatgaagaggatgttgatgatgatggtgatgatgatgttgatgatgatgatgagtgaggatgatgataatgttgatgatgatgatgaagaggatggtgatgaggatgatgatgttgatgatgatgaggatgatgatgatgatgaggatggtgatgatgatgatgatgaggatgatgatgatggtgatggtgatgttgatgatgatgatgaagaggatgttgatgatggtgatgaggatgatgaggatgatgaggatgatgatgatgatgatgaggatggtgatgaggatgatgatgatgaggatgaagaggatgaggatgatgatgatgatgaggataatgatgatgatgatgaagaggatgaggatgaggatgaggatgatgatgatgatgaggatgatgatgaggatgaagaggatgaggatgatgatgatgaggatgatgatgatgatgaagaggataaggatgaggatgatgatgatgatgatgatgaggatgatgatgaggatgaggatgatgatgatggtgatgatgatggtgatgatgaggatgatgaggatgatgaggatgaagaggatgaggatgatgatgaggatgatgatgatgatgatgatgatggtgatgaggatgatgaagaggatgaggatgatgacgatggtgatgatgaggatgatgatgaggatgatgatgatgatgatgaggatgatggtgatgatgaggatgatgaggatgatgaagaggatgatgatgatgatgatgatgatgagtaagggtgatgatgttgatgttgatgatgatgatgatgaagaggatggtgatgatgatgatgatgatgaagaggatgttgatgatgatggtgatgatgatgttgatgatgatgatgagtgaggatgatgataatgttgatgatgatgatgaagaggatggtgatgaggatgatgatgttgatgatgatgaggatgatgatgatgatgaagatggtgatgatgatgatgaggatgatgatgatggtgatggtgatgttgatgatgatgatgaagaggatgttgatgatggtgatgaggatgatgatgatggtgatggtgatgatgttgatgatgaagaggatggtgatgatggtgatggcgatgatgatgatgttgatgatgatgaagaggatggtgatgatgatgatgatgatgagaatgatgagcatggtgatgatgaggataatgatgatgatgatgatgatgatgttgatgatgaagaggatggtgatgatggtgatggcgatgatgttgatgatgatgaagaggatggtgatgatgatgatgatgagaatgatgagcatggtgatgatgaggataatgatgatgatgatgatgatgatgaggatgatgatgaggatgatgaggatgatgaggatgatgatgatgaggatgatgaggatgatgaagaggatgatgaagaggatgatgaggatgatgaggatgaggatgaggatgaggatgaggatgatgatgaggatgaagaggatgaagaggatgatgaggatgatgatgaggatgatgaggatgatgaggatgatgatgatgaggatgatgaggatgaggatgatgaagatgatgaggatgatgatgatgatgatgatgatgaggatggtgatgatgaggatggtgatgatcaggatgatgatgatgatgatgatgatgaggaggagtttTGTATCTCAGATCAAACAGAAGCTGAAGGGATTGGATGAGAACATCCAAGTGAACTGGAAGAAGCAGCCTGATGGAAAAGTCTTctacaaggagaagaagacgaaggaggaggagaagacgaaggaggAGCTTTAATGTGgaatctctgtctgtttttctttctttcctctaagTCGTCATGTAACGGCTCAGAATAGAGCTGAACAATCAGCTGATTAGTCGATTAGTCACAACTATtctgatttgatgcttttctttgttatatatGGTCATGAACTTCATGTCTGTGTTCTTTAGACTGTTGCATTTATCTGCTTGACCTGTGGGATATAATGACAGGCATCTTTactatgttctgacattttatatgattagattaaatacaatatgataagaaactataagataaaataagatttcaCTGAAGGCAACTCCAGTGGAAAAATCACCAATAAAAAAGATGACGTTGTGAAGAATCTTTAAAATCTATTTACATgagaaagataa
This window of the Cottoperca gobio chromosome 7, fCotGob3.1, whole genome shotgun sequence genome carries:
- the LOC115010569 gene encoding lymphocyte antigen 75-like isoform X1; translation: MDVVLLLIMAAPGLCAVSSHAERQFHFIYDPKNMTEAQSYCREKYTDLVTVHNMEDVNTLNNMVDLSRMKDPLTWIGLYNDRDSWRWSLSDRSFYRPGETEFRLWTLGQPNNYKKQQHCTFINPSGRWWDVSCEGSRLSICLDVRGLNVTFVLINIPMTWTEAQSYCRANYTDLASVRNMAESQKIQDLVPYRTTVWIGLSRDFWKWSDGSNSTFSFWEAGEPNNNYGNNEACVVAYFNSSGQWGDVPCGRKYPFICYSPLPKQELKLFKLKVKTSSSVDLDDPAVLENMLLTIKQKLKGLDENIQVNWKKQPDGKVFYKEKKTKEEEKTKEEL
- the LOC115010569 gene encoding macrophage mannose receptor 1-like isoform X2, with amino-acid sequence MDVVLLLIMAAPGLCAVSSHAERQFHFIYDLKNMTEAQSYCREKYTDLATVHNMEDVNTLNDTVDLSRMKDPLTWIGLYNDRDSWRWSLSDRSFYRPGETEFRLWTLGQPNNYKKQQHCTFINPSGRWWDVSCEGSRLSICLDVRGLNVTFVLINIPMTWTEAQSYCRANYTDLASVRNMAESQKIQDLVPYRTTVWIGLSRDFWKWSDGSNSTFSFWEAGEPNNNYGNNEACVVAYFNSSGQWGDVPCGRKYPFICYSPLPKQELKLFKLKVKTSSSVDLDDPAVLENMLLTIKQKLKGLDENIQVNWKKQPDGKVFYKEKKTKEEEKTKEEL